A genomic window from Quercus lobata isolate SW786 chromosome 10, ValleyOak3.0 Primary Assembly, whole genome shotgun sequence includes:
- the LOC115963825 gene encoding eIF-2-alpha kinase GCN2 isoform X2 — protein MLFRCAIFQDDCKVTSGSPPQIIIKLRPYSKDMGYEDLNVSALLLVRCLPGYPYKCPKLQITPENGMSKTDADKLLSLLRDQANSNARDGRVMVFNLVEAAQEFLSEIVPVAQSHESVVCSTKDGSSGLFQKEITALSNKRGPFVYGFIDLFAGSGESWTWGFGIDEKGGINFSVQPHTPEGSKLVYEVPEKQPDKNAKPLKMQDTKQGLLPSPTAKLDTLEDESEDGNKSISSTDSSRSLEEELVRSTTDDENNFILEGQTTEDDDDVKFGSDTLGSLPSAPVGHDQESQMVERDLVMVHLLRLACASRGPLADALPQITTELYNLGIFSEWARDLVSKPSSNFYKTFVNVFQDHMVSSRLSQFWKSTADFGEPSTSIPTSRFLNDFEELKSLGHGGFGHVVLCKNKLDGRQYAVKKIRLKDKSLPDRILREVATLSRLQHQHVVRYYQAWFETGVASSYGDTTGDSMTAASSTFSYLGTNSVDAVGQENKIESTFLYIQMEYCPRTLRQVFESYSHFDKELAWHLFRQIVEGLAHIHGQGIIHRDLTPNNIFFDARNDIKIGDFGLAKFLKLEQLDQDPGFPSDTAGVSIDGTGQVGTYFYTAPEIEQGWPKIDEKADMYSLGIVFFELWHPFGTAMERNVVLNDLKQKGQFPPAWVTEFPDQASLLQRLMSPSPSDRPSATELLQHAFPPRMESELLDNILRTMQTSEDRSVYDKVVNAIFDEEMLNVKDHHHHAGEMRLAGDDTSIQYTDLDTEVRDCVVEVTREIFRQHCARHLEIIPMRLLDDSPQFNRKTVKLLTHGGDMLELCHELRLPFVSWVISHQRSSFKRYEISYVYRRAIGHSSPNRYLQGDFDIIGGASALTEAEVIKVTMDIATRFFNPDSCDIHLNHGDLLDAIWSWTGVKAEHRQKVAELLSMMGSLRPQSSERKSKWVVIRRQLLQELTLAEAVVNRLQTVNLRFCGAADQALARLRGALPADKLTRKALDELSDLFTYLRVWRVAKHVYIDALMPPTESYHRDLFFQVYLIKENNPGSLIEGALLAVGGRYDYLLHQMWGHEYKTSPPGAVGTSIALETIIQHSSVDFKPIRSEASTSILVCSRGGGGLLVERMELVAELWEENIKAEFVPTPDPSLTEQYEYANEHDIKCIVILTDTDVSQTGSVKVRHLELKKEKKIQRENLVRFLLEAMTTQFRNPSIWN, from the exons GTTGTGTGCTCGACCAAGGATGGCAGTAGTGGATTGTTTCAGAAGGAAATTACTGCTTTAAGTAACAAGAGGGGCCCTTTTGTTTATGGTTTTATAGATCTGTTCGCTGGCTCTGGAGAGTCATGGACTTGGGGTTTCGGAATTGACGAAAAAGGTGGGATAAACTTTTCAGTGCAACCCCATACACCCGAGGGCTCAAAACTTGTATATGAGGTTCCGGAAAAGCAACCTGACAAGAATGCAAAGCCATTGAAAATGCAAGATACAAAGCAAGGTTTATTACCTTCCCCTACTGCAAAATTAGACACTCTTGAAGATGAGAGTGAAGATGGCAATAAGAGTATATCTTCTACTGATTCAAGTAGGTCTCTAGAGGAGGAGTTGGTCAGAAGTACTACTGATGATGAGAATAAT TTTATTCTTGAGGGGCAAACAactgaagatgatgatgatgttaaATTTGGAAGTGACACTTTAGGGTCACTTCCTTCTGCTCCTGTGGGTCATGACCAAGAATCTCAAATGGTTGAACGGGATCTAGTAATG GTTCATCTACTTCGCCTCGCTTGTGCTTCTAGAGGACCATTGGCTGATGCTTTGCCACAAATAACTACAGAGCTGTACAACCTAGGG ATCTTTTCAGAATGGGCCCGGGACTTAGTTTCTAAACcatcttcaaatttttacaaaacctttGTTAATGTTTTCCAAGATCATATG GTTTCATCCCGATTGTCTCAATTTTGGAAATCCACTGCTGATTTTGGAGAGCCAAGTACATCTATCCCAACATCCCGATTTCTCAATGACTTTGAGGAGCTAAAATCCCTtg GTCATGGAGGTTTTGGCCATGTTGTGCTGTGCAAAAATAAACTAGATGGAAGACAATATGCTGTGAAAAAAATTCGCCTCAAGGACAAAAGCCTGCCTGACCGAATTTTGAG GGAAGTAGCCACTCTTTCTCGTTTGCAGCATCAACATGTTGTCCGGTACTATCAG GCATGGTTTGAAACAGGAGTTGCTAGTTCTTATGGTGACACTACTGGGGATTCAATGACTGCAGCAAGCTCCACTTTCAGCTACTTAGGCACAAACTCAGTTGATGCTGTTGGGCAGGAGAACAAGATTGAATCAACctttttatatattcaaatgGAGTATTGCCCTCG GACGCTTCGCCAAGTTTTTGAGTCATATAGTCATTTTGACAAAGAATTAGCATGGCATTTGTTTCGTCAAATTGTGGAAGGCTTGGCCCACATACATGGGCAAGGAATCATCCATCGGGACTTAACCCCGAATAACATATTCTTTGATGCCCGCAATGATAtcaaaattggggattttggtCTTG CCAAGTTTTTGAAGTTGGAGCAGTTGGATCAAGATCCAGGCTTTCCTTCAGATACGGCTGGAGTTTCAATTGATGGTACTGGTCAAGTTGGTACCTATTTTTACACTGCACCAGAAATTGAGCAGGGATGGCCTAAGATTGATGAAAAG GCTGATATGTACAGCTTAGGAATTGTGTTCTTTGAGCTTTGGCACCCATTTGGGACAGCAATGGAGAGAAACGTTGTTCTCAATGATTTGAAGCAGAAAGGACAATTTCCTCCAGCTTGGGTTACTGAATTTCCTGACCAGGCATCCTTGTTGCAGCGCTTAATGTCTCCTAGTCCGTCTGATCGTCCCTCTGCCACTGAACTTCTACAGCATGCATTTCCTCCAAGGATGGAATCTGAGTTGTTGGATA ATATTCTACGAACAATGCAAACTTCAGAGGACAGAAGTGTGTATGATAAAGTTGTCAATGCTATCTTTGATGAAGAGATGCTAAACGTGAAAGACCACCACCATCATGCTGGTGAAATGAGGTTGGCTGGAGATGACACCTCTATTCAGTACACAGATTTAGACACTGAGGTTCGTGATTGTGTTGTTGAGGTAACAAGGGAAATTTTCAGACAGCATTGTGCAAGGCATCTGGAAATAATACCCATGCGTTTGTTGGATGATTCTCCACAGTTCAATAG GAAAACTGTCAAACTGTTGACACATGGAGGAGATATGCTTGAACTTTGTCATGAGCTGCGTTTGCCTTTTGTTAGCTGGGTAATCTCCCACCAG AGATCTTCGTTCAAACGCTATGAAATATCGTATGTCTATAGAAGAGCAATTGGGCATTCATCACCGAATCGCTATCTTCAG GGTGATTTTGACATTATTGGAGGTGCATCTGCATTGACAGAGGCTGAGGTTATCAAG GTGACAATGGACATTGCAACTCGTTTTTTTAATCCAGATTCATGTGATATTCATCTAAATCATGGGGACCTTCTGGATGCAATTTGGTCTTGGACAGGGGTAAAGGCAGAGCATAGACAGAAAGTAGCAGAG CTTCTTTCTATGATGGGTTCTCTGCGTCCTCAATCCTCTGAACGGAAATCAAAATGGGTGGTCATAAGGCGTCAGCTTTTGCag GAACTCACTCTAGCAGAAGCTGTTGTAAACAGGTTGCAAACTGTTAATTTAAGGTTCTGTGGAGCTGCAGATCAGGCACTTGCTAGATTGAGGGGAGCCTTGCCAGCTG ATAAACTTACACGCAAGGCACTTGATGAGTTGTCAGATCTCTTTACCTACTTGAGAGTTTGGAGGGTTGCAAAACATGTTTATATTGATGCATTGATGCCACCAACTGAGAGTTACCATAGAGATTTGTTCTTTCAG GTATATTTAATAAAGGAGAACAATCCTGGATCACTTATAGAAGGTGCATTGCTTGCTGTCGGTGGTCGCTATGACTATCTGCTTCACCAAATGTGGGGTCATGAATAT aaaACAAGTCCGCCAGGTGCTGTTGGGACTAGCATCGCATTAGAGACAATAATTCAGCATTCTTCTGTAGATTTTAAACCAATTAG AAGTGAAGCTAGCACCAGTATTCTTGTTTGTTCAAGGGGAGGAGGTGGTCTGTTGGTAGAGCGTATGGAACTTGTCGCTGAATTATGGGAAGAGAACATCAAG GCTGAATTTGTCCCCACACCTGATCCAAGCCTTACAGAGCAGTATGAATATGCAAATGAGCATGATATAAAATGTATAGTCATCCTAACAGACACAGATGTGTCTCAAACGGGTTCTGTAAAG GTCCGTCATCTTGAGCtcaagaaggagaagaaaattcagagagaaaacctaGTCAGGTTTTTACTGGAGGCGATGACAACACAATTTAGAAACCCCTCAATTTGGAACTAG
- the LOC115963825 gene encoding eIF-2-alpha kinase GCN2 isoform X3, translating to MSKTDADKLLSLLRDQANSNARDGRVMVFNLVEAAQEFLSEIVPVAQSHESVVCSTKDGSSGLFQKEITALSNKRGPFVYGFIDLFAGSGESWTWGFGIDEKGGINFSVQPHTPEGSKLVYEVPEKQPDKNAKPLKMQDTKQGLLPSPTAKLDTLEDESEDGNKSISSTDSSRSLEEELVRSTTDDENNFILEGQTTEDDDDVKFGSDTLGSLPSAPVGHDQESQMVERDLVMVHLLRLACASRGPLADALPQITTELYNLGIFSEWARDLVSKPSSNFYKTFVNVFQDHMVSSRLSQFWKSTADFGEPSTSIPTSRFLNDFEELKSLGHGGFGHVVLCKNKLDGRQYAVKKIRLKDKSLPDRILREVATLSRLQHQHVVRYYQAWFETGVASSYGDTTGDSMTAASSTFSYLGTNSVDAVGQENKIESTFLYIQMEYCPRTLRQVFESYSHFDKELAWHLFRQIVEGLAHIHGQGIIHRDLTPNNIFFDARNDIKIGDFGLAKFLKLEQLDQDPGFPSDTAGVSIDGTGQVGTYFYTAPEIEQGWPKIDEKADMYSLGIVFFELWHPFGTAMERNVVLNDLKQKGQFPPAWVTEFPDQASLLQRLMSPSPSDRPSATELLQHAFPPRMESELLDNILRTMQTSEDRSVYDKVVNAIFDEEMLNVKDHHHHAGEMRLAGDDTSIQYTDLDTEVRDCVVEVTREIFRQHCARHLEIIPMRLLDDSPQFNRKTVKLLTHGGDMLELCHELRLPFVSWVISHQRSSFKRYEISYVYRRAIGHSSPNRYLQGDFDIIGGASALTEAEVIKVTMDIATRFFNPDSCDIHLNHGDLLDAIWSWTGVKAEHRQKVAELLSMMGSLRPQSSERKSKWVVIRRQLLQELTLAEAVVNRLQTVNLRFCGAADQALARLRGALPADKLTRKALDELSDLFTYLRVWRVAKHVYIDALMPPTESYHRDLFFQVYLIKENNPGSLIEGALLAVGGRYDYLLHQMWGHEYKTSPPGAVGTSIALETIIQHSSVDFKPIRSEASTSILVCSRGGGGLLVERMELVAELWEENIKAEFVPTPDPSLTEQYEYANEHDIKCIVILTDTDVSQTGSVKVRHLELKKEKKIQRENLVRFLLEAMTTQFRNPSIWN from the exons GTTGTGTGCTCGACCAAGGATGGCAGTAGTGGATTGTTTCAGAAGGAAATTACTGCTTTAAGTAACAAGAGGGGCCCTTTTGTTTATGGTTTTATAGATCTGTTCGCTGGCTCTGGAGAGTCATGGACTTGGGGTTTCGGAATTGACGAAAAAGGTGGGATAAACTTTTCAGTGCAACCCCATACACCCGAGGGCTCAAAACTTGTATATGAGGTTCCGGAAAAGCAACCTGACAAGAATGCAAAGCCATTGAAAATGCAAGATACAAAGCAAGGTTTATTACCTTCCCCTACTGCAAAATTAGACACTCTTGAAGATGAGAGTGAAGATGGCAATAAGAGTATATCTTCTACTGATTCAAGTAGGTCTCTAGAGGAGGAGTTGGTCAGAAGTACTACTGATGATGAGAATAAT TTTATTCTTGAGGGGCAAACAactgaagatgatgatgatgttaaATTTGGAAGTGACACTTTAGGGTCACTTCCTTCTGCTCCTGTGGGTCATGACCAAGAATCTCAAATGGTTGAACGGGATCTAGTAATG GTTCATCTACTTCGCCTCGCTTGTGCTTCTAGAGGACCATTGGCTGATGCTTTGCCACAAATAACTACAGAGCTGTACAACCTAGGG ATCTTTTCAGAATGGGCCCGGGACTTAGTTTCTAAACcatcttcaaatttttacaaaacctttGTTAATGTTTTCCAAGATCATATG GTTTCATCCCGATTGTCTCAATTTTGGAAATCCACTGCTGATTTTGGAGAGCCAAGTACATCTATCCCAACATCCCGATTTCTCAATGACTTTGAGGAGCTAAAATCCCTtg GTCATGGAGGTTTTGGCCATGTTGTGCTGTGCAAAAATAAACTAGATGGAAGACAATATGCTGTGAAAAAAATTCGCCTCAAGGACAAAAGCCTGCCTGACCGAATTTTGAG GGAAGTAGCCACTCTTTCTCGTTTGCAGCATCAACATGTTGTCCGGTACTATCAG GCATGGTTTGAAACAGGAGTTGCTAGTTCTTATGGTGACACTACTGGGGATTCAATGACTGCAGCAAGCTCCACTTTCAGCTACTTAGGCACAAACTCAGTTGATGCTGTTGGGCAGGAGAACAAGATTGAATCAACctttttatatattcaaatgGAGTATTGCCCTCG GACGCTTCGCCAAGTTTTTGAGTCATATAGTCATTTTGACAAAGAATTAGCATGGCATTTGTTTCGTCAAATTGTGGAAGGCTTGGCCCACATACATGGGCAAGGAATCATCCATCGGGACTTAACCCCGAATAACATATTCTTTGATGCCCGCAATGATAtcaaaattggggattttggtCTTG CCAAGTTTTTGAAGTTGGAGCAGTTGGATCAAGATCCAGGCTTTCCTTCAGATACGGCTGGAGTTTCAATTGATGGTACTGGTCAAGTTGGTACCTATTTTTACACTGCACCAGAAATTGAGCAGGGATGGCCTAAGATTGATGAAAAG GCTGATATGTACAGCTTAGGAATTGTGTTCTTTGAGCTTTGGCACCCATTTGGGACAGCAATGGAGAGAAACGTTGTTCTCAATGATTTGAAGCAGAAAGGACAATTTCCTCCAGCTTGGGTTACTGAATTTCCTGACCAGGCATCCTTGTTGCAGCGCTTAATGTCTCCTAGTCCGTCTGATCGTCCCTCTGCCACTGAACTTCTACAGCATGCATTTCCTCCAAGGATGGAATCTGAGTTGTTGGATA ATATTCTACGAACAATGCAAACTTCAGAGGACAGAAGTGTGTATGATAAAGTTGTCAATGCTATCTTTGATGAAGAGATGCTAAACGTGAAAGACCACCACCATCATGCTGGTGAAATGAGGTTGGCTGGAGATGACACCTCTATTCAGTACACAGATTTAGACACTGAGGTTCGTGATTGTGTTGTTGAGGTAACAAGGGAAATTTTCAGACAGCATTGTGCAAGGCATCTGGAAATAATACCCATGCGTTTGTTGGATGATTCTCCACAGTTCAATAG GAAAACTGTCAAACTGTTGACACATGGAGGAGATATGCTTGAACTTTGTCATGAGCTGCGTTTGCCTTTTGTTAGCTGGGTAATCTCCCACCAG AGATCTTCGTTCAAACGCTATGAAATATCGTATGTCTATAGAAGAGCAATTGGGCATTCATCACCGAATCGCTATCTTCAG GGTGATTTTGACATTATTGGAGGTGCATCTGCATTGACAGAGGCTGAGGTTATCAAG GTGACAATGGACATTGCAACTCGTTTTTTTAATCCAGATTCATGTGATATTCATCTAAATCATGGGGACCTTCTGGATGCAATTTGGTCTTGGACAGGGGTAAAGGCAGAGCATAGACAGAAAGTAGCAGAG CTTCTTTCTATGATGGGTTCTCTGCGTCCTCAATCCTCTGAACGGAAATCAAAATGGGTGGTCATAAGGCGTCAGCTTTTGCag GAACTCACTCTAGCAGAAGCTGTTGTAAACAGGTTGCAAACTGTTAATTTAAGGTTCTGTGGAGCTGCAGATCAGGCACTTGCTAGATTGAGGGGAGCCTTGCCAGCTG ATAAACTTACACGCAAGGCACTTGATGAGTTGTCAGATCTCTTTACCTACTTGAGAGTTTGGAGGGTTGCAAAACATGTTTATATTGATGCATTGATGCCACCAACTGAGAGTTACCATAGAGATTTGTTCTTTCAG GTATATTTAATAAAGGAGAACAATCCTGGATCACTTATAGAAGGTGCATTGCTTGCTGTCGGTGGTCGCTATGACTATCTGCTTCACCAAATGTGGGGTCATGAATAT aaaACAAGTCCGCCAGGTGCTGTTGGGACTAGCATCGCATTAGAGACAATAATTCAGCATTCTTCTGTAGATTTTAAACCAATTAG AAGTGAAGCTAGCACCAGTATTCTTGTTTGTTCAAGGGGAGGAGGTGGTCTGTTGGTAGAGCGTATGGAACTTGTCGCTGAATTATGGGAAGAGAACATCAAG GCTGAATTTGTCCCCACACCTGATCCAAGCCTTACAGAGCAGTATGAATATGCAAATGAGCATGATATAAAATGTATAGTCATCCTAACAGACACAGATGTGTCTCAAACGGGTTCTGTAAAG GTCCGTCATCTTGAGCtcaagaaggagaagaaaattcagagagaaaacctaGTCAGGTTTTTACTGGAGGCGATGACAACACAATTTAGAAACCCCTCAATTTGGAACTAG